From the Desulfomonilaceae bacterium genome, one window contains:
- a CDS encoding cytochrome B6 — protein MKTWSTKISFVTWMIVCSLFMASVLAYAESTMKPQSYLPVVITEPFNTIMTRMTAAKPEIMKRQLDLLNTRYDLKNSPSKSISMSRGKPIQEGVRVKLPQGVTWEKLANMTPEEIRDKDIFPAGFFPLPHPNQPEGGMLFPKILIEEIKKQEGRDLTRFDLDFDIPEQFMPELPPAIYLTTRPDLGDVSQGKVVTIENYFELFNGILNPKQLEGLRLLVTPFPQQQFNQTDDRRSERPSRGVTCFDCHINGHTNGATHLVGDMRPQEYRHRLDTPSLRGVNIQRLFGSQRALKSIEDFTEFEQRAAYFDGDPVIATKKGVNILERGSQVHFMAEVQEIMDFPPAPKLDIYGKLDPKKSTESELRGQELFFGKAKCAVCHPAPYYTDNLMHNLKTERFYKPRMINGRMASADGPIKTFPLRGIKESPPYLHDGRLLTLEDTVEFFNMIQQLNLTSQEKADLVEFMRAL, from the coding sequence ATGAAAACATGGTCCACGAAAATTTCCTTTGTAACCTGGATGATTGTCTGCTCACTCTTTATGGCTTCAGTTCTGGCCTACGCCGAGTCGACCATGAAGCCGCAAAGCTATTTACCGGTGGTAATTACTGAACCGTTCAACACGATCATGACTCGAATGACAGCCGCCAAACCTGAGATCATGAAACGACAGTTGGACCTCCTCAACACCCGCTATGATCTTAAAAACAGCCCCTCAAAGTCTATTTCGATGTCCCGTGGAAAGCCGATTCAAGAGGGCGTTAGGGTTAAACTGCCTCAAGGCGTGACCTGGGAAAAGCTTGCCAACATGACTCCTGAAGAAATCCGTGATAAAGACATCTTTCCTGCCGGCTTTTTCCCACTTCCTCATCCAAACCAACCCGAAGGCGGAATGTTATTTCCCAAGATTCTTATCGAGGAGATCAAGAAACAGGAAGGCAGGGACTTAACCCGCTTTGACCTGGATTTCGACATTCCAGAGCAATTCATGCCGGAATTACCTCCTGCCATCTACTTGACTACACGCCCAGATCTAGGGGATGTATCCCAAGGTAAAGTAGTAACGATAGAAAACTACTTTGAACTGTTCAACGGCATTCTCAACCCGAAACAGCTTGAAGGTCTTCGCCTTCTAGTAACCCCTTTTCCCCAGCAGCAGTTCAACCAGACGGACGACCGCCGTTCAGAGCGTCCCAGTCGTGGGGTGACGTGTTTTGACTGCCATATCAACGGTCATACAAACGGCGCTACGCATCTTGTTGGAGACATGCGACCGCAAGAGTATCGCCACCGACTTGATACTCCTAGCCTCCGGGGCGTCAATATTCAGCGGTTGTTCGGATCTCAAAGGGCGTTGAAGAGCATTGAAGACTTTACGGAATTTGAGCAGCGTGCCGCCTATTTTGATGGAGATCCAGTGATAGCGACGAAAAAGGGCGTAAATATTCTGGAACGAGGCAGCCAGGTTCACTTCATGGCGGAAGTTCAAGAAATAATGGATTTTCCACCGGCTCCAAAACTTGATATCTATGGAAAACTTGATCCGAAAAAGTCAACTGAATCAGAACTGCGTGGACAGGAGCTATTTTTCGGAAAAGCCAAATGCGCTGTTTGTCACCCAGCGCCTTATTATACCGACAATCTAATGCATAATTTAAAAACCGAGCGCTTTTACAAACCGCGAATGATCAACGGGAGAATGGCTTCTGCCGATGGTCCCATAAAGACATTTCCTCTCAGGGGTATCAAGGAATCACCACCGTATCTACACGACGGGCGCTTACTCACTTTGGAGGACACAGTAGAATTTTTCAACATGATTCAGCAACTTAATCTGACGTCCCAGGAGAAGGCAGACTTGGTAGAGTTCATGCGTGCCCTCTGA
- a CDS encoding transcriptional repressor produces the protein MTQDQSQQLTEEQFGLFRTVCRERRIKVTPQRMEIFRVVIGAHDHPSADDVYNRVKDRLPVISLDTVYRTLATFESGRIISRVSFCEDKTRFDPNLKPHHHLFCTVCKSLTDFYWPGFDNAGLPPEISKWGCPETRHVQIRGICSHCSREKNKR, from the coding sequence GTGACGCAAGACCAATCACAGCAATTGACTGAAGAGCAATTTGGACTCTTTAGAACCGTCTGCAGGGAGCGACGTATCAAAGTTACTCCCCAGCGAATGGAGATTTTTCGCGTAGTAATTGGCGCTCATGATCATCCTTCCGCCGACGATGTTTACAACCGTGTCAAGGATCGCCTGCCTGTCATTTCCCTGGATACCGTTTATAGGACTCTCGCTACTTTTGAAAGCGGTAGAATAATTTCGAGAGTATCATTCTGCGAAGATAAAACACGGTTCGATCCAAATCTCAAACCTCATCACCACTTGTTCTGCACCGTTTGTAAAAGCCTCACAGATTTTTATTGGCCTGGTTTTGATAATGCCGGTCTTCCCCCTGAAATTTCAAAATGGGGATGTCCCGAAACGAGACACGTCCAGATACGGGGAATATGCTCGCATTGTTCCAGAGAAAAGAACAAGAGATAG
- the dnaB gene encoding replicative DNA helicase produces the protein MKTPPQFLEGERAILGGLLIDNDAVPKVLATLSPEDFYREAHRNIFYAIVDLFNKNEPVDLITLTSGLKEKGVFENVGGALFLMELIDAVPSAANIIHYAKVVKEKSILRQLISASTEISTRCYDEQQDVDEFLDEAEQILFRVGESRIGTGFYHIQDLMKTSFQTIESLYERKENITGVSSGFRDLDSMTAGFQNSDLIIVAGRPSMGKTSLALNIAMNAATDAAKPTAIFSLEMSKEQIALRILCSKAKVNLKSLRTGFLTPEDWARLTLAVGSISDSPLYVDDTPAISTLEIRAKARRLKKEKDLGLIIVDYLQLMKGPARADSREKEISDISRSLKALAKELNIPIIALSQLNRKVEERPNKRPQLADLRESGAIEQDADVIIFIYRDEVYNKSEDNPKKGEAEIIIGKQRNGPIGMVTAFFDAKYSTFRPYSQREDFVADDSAILSNL, from the coding sequence ATGAAGACTCCCCCCCAGTTTCTCGAAGGCGAACGCGCCATACTGGGGGGATTACTTATCGATAATGACGCCGTCCCCAAGGTTCTAGCTACACTCTCTCCTGAAGATTTCTACAGAGAAGCTCACCGCAACATCTTCTACGCAATTGTTGACCTGTTCAACAAAAACGAACCGGTTGATCTCATAACACTCACATCCGGACTAAAAGAAAAGGGTGTTTTCGAGAATGTCGGTGGCGCCTTATTTTTAATGGAGCTGATCGATGCAGTACCAAGCGCTGCAAACATTATTCATTACGCCAAAGTCGTCAAAGAAAAGTCCATCCTCCGGCAACTCATATCAGCGTCTACCGAAATATCGACCAGATGCTACGATGAACAGCAGGATGTGGATGAATTTCTCGATGAAGCTGAACAGATTCTGTTCAGAGTCGGGGAATCCAGGATAGGGACTGGCTTCTACCACATCCAGGACCTCATGAAGACGAGTTTCCAAACGATTGAAAGTCTGTATGAGAGGAAAGAAAATATTACCGGTGTCTCTTCCGGTTTTCGTGATCTGGACTCGATGACAGCAGGTTTTCAAAACTCTGATCTTATTATTGTCGCAGGTCGGCCCTCAATGGGAAAGACTTCGTTGGCGCTGAACATCGCAATGAACGCCGCGACAGACGCCGCTAAGCCAACCGCAATTTTTTCCCTGGAAATGAGTAAGGAGCAAATAGCCCTAAGGATACTTTGCTCCAAGGCCAAAGTGAATCTGAAGAGCTTACGAACCGGGTTCCTTACCCCGGAAGACTGGGCGAGACTCACTCTGGCTGTGGGCAGTATCTCGGATTCTCCCCTGTATGTTGATGACACCCCAGCCATCAGCACGTTAGAGATCCGGGCAAAAGCTCGTCGTCTTAAAAAAGAGAAAGATCTGGGGCTGATTATCGTAGATTATCTGCAACTAATGAAAGGACCGGCAAGAGCTGATTCCAGAGAAAAAGAAATCTCCGACATATCCAGGTCTTTGAAGGCGTTGGCCAAGGAGCTTAACATTCCGATCATCGCCTTATCCCAGTTAAACAGGAAAGTCGAGGAAAGACCTAACAAAAGACCTCAGCTTGCTGATTTACGGGAATCCGGCGCAATCGAACAGGACGCTGACGTTATTATCTTCATTTATCGGGATGAGGTGTACAACAAGAGTGAAGATAACCCCAAAAAGGGTGAAGCCGAGATCATTATCGGAAAGCAGCGTAACGGTCCAATCGGCATGGTGACGGCATTTTTCGACGCCAAGTATTCGACCTTCCGGCCTTATTCCCAGCGGGAAGATTTTGTGGCCGACGACTCGGCAATACTCTCGAACCTCTAA
- the rplI gene encoding 50S ribosomal protein L9 yields MNVILLDHIEDLGLVGQTVKVKDGYARNYLLPKKLACLATDKNLNFYKGLIEAKQKKLAKARGAAETQAEGISSVVLTFVRKSRDQDARLFGSVTNADVAEALAQQGYEFDRRKISLSEPIKRIGEYSASVRLHPEVIATLKVVVTPEGSSKDGAGQ; encoded by the coding sequence ATGAATGTAATATTACTTGATCATATTGAAGACTTGGGTTTGGTCGGCCAGACTGTAAAAGTGAAGGACGGCTACGCCCGGAATTATCTTTTGCCGAAAAAACTGGCTTGTTTGGCCACAGACAAGAATCTCAACTTCTACAAGGGACTAATCGAGGCAAAACAGAAAAAGCTCGCTAAAGCCAGAGGCGCTGCAGAAACTCAGGCGGAGGGCATTTCCTCTGTTGTCCTGACTTTTGTCCGAAAATCCAGAGACCAGGACGCTCGTTTGTTTGGTTCAGTAACTAACGCGGACGTCGCAGAAGCTCTTGCCCAGCAAGGCTATGAGTTCGACAGAAGGAAAATCTCGTTGTCCGAACCTATAAAGCGTATAGGTGAGTACTCCGCTTCTGTTAGATTACATCCGGAAGTCATAGCCACACTTAAGGTAGTGGTTACCCCAGAGGGCTCATCGAAGGATGGCGCAGGACAGTAA
- the rpsR gene encoding 30S ribosomal protein S18, whose protein sequence is MNNRPQKRRPFPRSKVCRFCADSGLRMDYKDPSLLRIFVTERGKIVPRRISGNCAKHQRQLTTAIKRARNIALLPFTVPRR, encoded by the coding sequence ATGAATAACAGACCACAGAAACGTCGCCCCTTCCCAAGGAGTAAGGTTTGCAGGTTCTGCGCTGATTCCGGATTGCGAATGGACTACAAGGATCCAAGCCTTCTGAGGATTTTTGTTACCGAGCGCGGGAAGATAGTCCCAAGAAGAATTTCCGGGAATTGCGCTAAACATCAGAGACAGTTGACTACCGCTATCAAGAGAGCAAGAAACATAGCGCTTCTGCCCTTCACCGTGCCCAGACGCTAG
- the rpsF gene encoding 30S ribosomal protein S6, producing the protein MRRYEALIVLDPDMPDDDVKALNERLSVIIKDHAGEIIKIEDWGTRKLAYLVRKKDKGRYILFDFVSGPQLINELERQFKITEDVMKYLTVKLDDEVDLEAFKAKAEKEAVVTEASPEAPTEEAKSETAEALTDVMVQETEVTEVLPQPSEELVAEEPASTENIASSESPTKEEGL; encoded by the coding sequence ATGAGACGGTACGAGGCATTAATAGTCCTCGATCCCGACATGCCGGATGATGACGTGAAAGCGCTAAATGAGCGTTTGAGCGTTATAATAAAGGATCACGCCGGGGAAATCATCAAGATCGAGGACTGGGGGACCAGGAAGCTAGCTTATCTGGTCCGAAAAAAAGATAAAGGACGATACATCCTTTTCGATTTCGTCAGTGGGCCTCAACTCATCAACGAGTTGGAACGGCAGTTCAAGATCACTGAAGACGTCATGAAATACCTGACTGTTAAACTGGATGATGAAGTTGATCTCGAGGCTTTTAAGGCCAAAGCCGAGAAAGAAGCCGTAGTCACTGAGGCGAGCCCGGAAGCGCCGACAGAAGAAGCGAAATCCGAGACGGCCGAAGCCCTGACAGATGTGATGGTTCAAGAAACAGAAGTAACCGAGGTATTGCCGCAGCCGTCAGAGGAATTGGTAGCTGAAGAGCCCGCATCTACTGAGAATATCGCGTCTAGCGAAAGCCCGACCAAGGAGGAGGGACTATGA
- the atpE gene encoding ATP synthase F0 subunit C yields the protein MRKVFIAGLMTIALSLCAGLAFAAGEITAAAAGIIQWTVLGAGLAIGLGAIGSGIGMGTAIGGACEGTSRNPEAGGRILTTMIIGLAMIESLTIYALVVALILLFGNPYVKFLGV from the coding sequence ATGAGAAAAGTATTTATCGCTGGTTTGATGACAATCGCCCTTAGTCTCTGCGCCGGTTTGGCCTTCGCCGCCGGTGAAATCACCGCAGCGGCCGCAGGCATAATTCAGTGGACAGTTCTTGGCGCCGGTTTGGCGATCGGTCTTGGCGCTATTGGTAGTGGAATCGGTATGGGCACCGCCATCGGTGGAGCCTGCGAAGGCACCTCCAGGAACCCTGAAGCCGGTGGCCGTATTCTGACCACCATGATCATCGGCTTGGCCATGATCGAATCTCTGACCATTTACGCGCTTGTCGTTGCGCTGATTCTTCTTTTCGGTAATCCTTACGTCAAATTCCTTGGCGTTTAA
- the atpB gene encoding F0F1 ATP synthase subunit A, producing the protein MSASIHPPVFTDAVANPLLHSMGHFFESQGVTHADINNVLNTWLVMIILVVAAVLVKNKLEMIPRGGQNFWEVIVSTLEDIVVQTMGEHGRHYFPLIASLALFILTCNLIGIIPWFQSSTNNLNTTLALALVAFFTTHYVGIKAHGTHYIKHFLGPVPWLIPLMLPIELIGHFSRILSLSFRLFGNIMGEDLAIIILTMLVPYLVPLPMMFLQVFTSFIQTLVFIMLTMMYITGSLEEAH; encoded by the coding sequence ATGTCAGCTAGCATTCACCCGCCTGTGTTTACTGACGCCGTCGCAAATCCTTTATTGCATTCGATGGGGCATTTTTTTGAGAGTCAGGGAGTTACTCACGCCGATATCAACAACGTTCTGAACACCTGGCTTGTTATGATTATCCTCGTGGTAGCCGCTGTCCTTGTGAAGAACAAACTTGAGATGATTCCGAGAGGCGGCCAGAATTTCTGGGAGGTTATCGTATCGACCCTCGAAGACATAGTCGTTCAGACCATGGGCGAACATGGAAGACACTATTTTCCTTTAATAGCGTCTTTAGCTCTGTTCATTTTAACGTGTAACCTGATCGGAATAATTCCATGGTTCCAATCTTCTACCAATAATCTCAACACGACGCTGGCATTGGCGCTTGTTGCGTTTTTTACGACTCATTATGTTGGGATCAAGGCGCACGGAACCCATTACATCAAACATTTTCTTGGACCCGTACCGTGGTTGATTCCATTGATGCTTCCAATCGAACTGATTGGGCATTTCAGCCGGATCCTCTCACTGAGCTTCCGACTTTTTGGAAACATAATGGGCGAGGATCTAGCCATTATAATTCTAACGATGCTTGTGCCTTATCTGGTTCCTTTGCCAATGATGTTTTTGCAAGTGTTCACTTCTTTCATTCAGACTCTCGTGTTCATCATGCTGACCATGATGTACATAACCGGATCTCTGGAAGAAGCTCACTGA
- a CDS encoding ATP synthase subunit I gives MDFQKIPKIWFLLSGIVFFAGFIACFAFAPMRFTLGYAAGGSLVLLNAWLSARRIKKSDFLNKGRAMVTMMGGFYLRLVLLAVCLFCLIKFEKVDPVGLITGLSVVPAGLFIMLTLIYISNRRPKEV, from the coding sequence ATGGACTTTCAAAAAATCCCTAAGATCTGGTTTCTCCTGTCAGGGATTGTTTTTTTTGCAGGTTTTATCGCCTGTTTTGCGTTCGCGCCTATGAGATTCACTCTGGGATATGCCGCAGGCGGCAGTCTGGTTTTACTGAACGCATGGCTTTCAGCTCGCCGGATCAAGAAGTCGGATTTTCTTAACAAGGGTCGCGCTATGGTTACAATGATGGGCGGCTTCTATTTAAGACTTGTTTTACTGGCGGTCTGCCTTTTTTGTCTGATAAAATTTGAAAAAGTAGATCCGGTCGGACTTATCACCGGGCTGTCTGTAGTCCCGGCCGGACTTTTTATAATGTTGACGCTAATCTATATATCGAATAGGAGGCCGAAGGAGGTCTAA
- a CDS encoding efflux RND transporter permease subunit — translation MSLSQKYNLGITARVVEEFLTSKLPIIFIIGSLLAGAAALIVTPREEDPQIVVPVIDVMINFPGASAHEIENLVTINLERKLWEIDGVEYIYSSSRPGGAVVTARFYVGQEREKSILKVYSKIMAYTPDVPPGVTGWVIRPVEIDDVPIVTFALYSSAYSDYELRRVADEIIHRLQSIPDTGKTYVVGGRERQIRVLLQPERMSARHVAPLDLVRSLKGANVNLLAGSMDILDREIIVEAGPFIKSADEVSSLVIGIDQGKPVYFRDVAEIIDGPAEVTSYTSLTFGAGAHADPETRNLPGAIPGKTYNQVTIAVAKRKGTNAVQVADGLIRKFEDLKKDVIPSDMRFLVTRNYGKTANDKVNELVKHLLIAIVSIIALLTIMLGWREAMIVALAVPMTLSVTLLANYLFGYTINRVTLFALILSLGLLVDDPIVDVENIHRHFKLKTHPPLDSTILAVDEVRPPTILATLAVIASFLPLFFITGMMGPYMRPMAINVPIAMMMSLAVAFTVTPWATYHALRKEYDRKSEPYDFKSGTIYKTYRAIVIPFLESRRKSHYLLGLIGLAFIGSVALVGLNLVPMKMLPFDNKNEFLILVDMPEGTTLESTDKVARDVKLYLASVNEVRDIETFVGVASPMDFNGMVRQYYLRDGPYLADIRVNLIDKEDRQFQSHAIALRIRPAIEEIARKWNANIKLVEVPPGPPVFSTLVAEVYGPPEASYDEIAALAKRVRKLMEETTDVVDVDDSITAPQTQYNFLVDRTKAGQHSLTEDQIAQSAKILLGGESPSIAHSNKERNPLEINLRLPQALRSRIQDMGSIKLKGSDGSMTPFAELGSIEKTTLDKTIFRKNLHQVVYVVGDTAGLSPVNAILELTSSTKQLNIPKGYEINWAGEGEWKITLDVFRDLGIAFFVALVLIYVLLVQQTESFSVPLVIMIAIPLTLIGILPGFAILNILFASHIGKYTDSIFFTATAMIGMIALAGIVVRNSIILIDFIHVRVRQGVDLKEAIIDSGAVRFTPILLTAGAAIFGAWVITLDPVFSGLAWSFIFGAFASTIFSLVIVPVVYYLIYSGKVGSHGPDASKTD, via the coding sequence ATGAGCCTGTCACAAAAATATAACCTGGGAATTACGGCTCGGGTAGTTGAAGAGTTTCTCACTTCAAAGCTGCCGATAATTTTCATAATTGGGTCACTCCTGGCTGGCGCGGCAGCGCTTATAGTGACTCCCCGCGAAGAAGACCCGCAAATCGTGGTGCCGGTTATTGATGTCATGATCAATTTCCCGGGCGCGTCCGCTCATGAAATTGAAAACCTTGTAACAATAAACCTTGAACGCAAACTGTGGGAAATTGATGGGGTTGAATACATTTATTCCTCATCCAGACCAGGGGGGGCAGTTGTCACTGCCCGTTTCTATGTCGGTCAGGAGAGAGAAAAAAGCATTCTAAAGGTTTACAGCAAGATAATGGCGTATACCCCGGACGTGCCTCCCGGGGTTACAGGATGGGTCATCCGGCCGGTTGAGATAGATGACGTCCCTATAGTCACTTTTGCCTTATACAGTTCGGCCTATTCCGATTATGAACTGAGAAGAGTCGCTGACGAGATAATACATCGACTGCAAAGCATTCCGGACACCGGAAAGACCTACGTGGTCGGGGGACGGGAAAGACAGATAAGAGTCCTGCTCCAACCGGAGAGGATGTCTGCAAGGCACGTCGCTCCATTAGACTTGGTTCGTTCCCTCAAAGGCGCAAACGTAAATTTGCTTGCCGGATCCATGGACATACTGGACAGGGAAATTATTGTCGAAGCCGGTCCATTTATCAAATCCGCGGATGAAGTCAGTAGCCTTGTCATTGGAATAGACCAGGGCAAACCTGTTTATTTCAGGGATGTCGCTGAAATAATTGATGGGCCGGCGGAAGTCACTTCGTATACGAGCCTTACTTTCGGGGCTGGGGCGCATGCGGACCCTGAAACTCGTAACTTGCCTGGGGCCATTCCAGGGAAAACTTACAATCAGGTCACGATTGCGGTAGCCAAACGCAAGGGTACTAACGCCGTTCAGGTTGCCGATGGACTCATAAGGAAGTTCGAGGATCTAAAGAAAGATGTAATCCCGTCTGATATGCGCTTTCTAGTCACGCGCAATTATGGGAAAACAGCCAATGACAAGGTAAATGAACTGGTCAAACATTTACTGATAGCGATTGTAAGCATTATAGCGCTCCTGACAATAATGTTGGGCTGGCGAGAGGCCATGATCGTGGCTCTTGCCGTTCCGATGACACTCTCTGTTACACTTCTCGCTAATTATCTGTTCGGTTATACGATTAACAGGGTAACCCTCTTCGCTCTGATCCTGTCACTCGGGTTGCTCGTGGATGATCCCATTGTAGACGTTGAAAACATTCATCGCCATTTTAAGCTGAAGACCCATCCACCGTTAGATTCAACTATCCTTGCCGTGGATGAGGTCCGTCCTCCAACAATCCTGGCCACTCTGGCTGTTATAGCGTCGTTTCTTCCCCTGTTCTTTATCACCGGAATGATGGGCCCATATATGAGGCCAATGGCCATAAACGTTCCGATAGCCATGATGATGTCCCTGGCCGTAGCCTTTACTGTAACACCGTGGGCCACCTACCACGCTTTACGAAAAGAATACGACCGTAAATCCGAACCTTATGATTTCAAGAGTGGAACAATTTACAAAACTTACCGGGCGATAGTGATCCCTTTCCTGGAAAGCCGCAGGAAGAGCCATTATCTCTTGGGCCTGATCGGGTTGGCGTTCATAGGATCCGTCGCCCTGGTCGGACTTAACCTGGTTCCAATGAAGATGCTGCCCTTTGACAACAAAAACGAATTTCTTATCCTCGTAGATATGCCGGAAGGAACCACGCTGGAATCAACAGATAAGGTAGCTCGGGATGTTAAGCTATACCTGGCTTCCGTCAATGAGGTTAGGGACATTGAAACCTTTGTTGGGGTCGCGTCGCCTATGGATTTCAACGGAATGGTTCGCCAGTATTATCTGCGAGATGGCCCCTATCTGGCGGACATAAGGGTAAATCTGATCGACAAGGAGGATCGGCAATTCCAGAGTCACGCAATAGCGTTGAGAATTAGACCGGCAATAGAGGAAATTGCTCGCAAGTGGAACGCAAACATAAAACTGGTGGAAGTTCCACCGGGTCCTCCGGTGTTTTCAACGCTGGTAGCGGAGGTTTACGGGCCGCCCGAAGCGTCCTACGATGAAATTGCGGCTCTGGCCAAACGTGTAAGAAAGCTCATGGAAGAAACGACTGATGTCGTTGATGTAGATGACTCAATTACAGCCCCTCAAACGCAATACAATTTTTTGGTTGATCGGACAAAGGCCGGTCAGCACAGTCTAACTGAAGATCAGATCGCTCAGTCCGCAAAAATCCTTTTGGGTGGGGAATCTCCGTCAATAGCCCATTCCAACAAGGAGAGAAATCCCCTGGAGATAAATCTTCGCCTCCCCCAAGCGCTTAGGTCCCGGATACAGGACATGGGCTCGATCAAACTTAAAGGCTCCGATGGCTCAATGACGCCTTTTGCGGAACTTGGATCGATTGAGAAAACAACCCTGGATAAAACCATATTTAGAAAAAACTTGCACCAAGTAGTCTATGTAGTTGGAGACACAGCGGGTCTAAGTCCGGTCAACGCTATCCTCGAACTGACTTCATCCACAAAACAACTCAACATTCCCAAAGGTTACGAAATAAATTGGGCGGGTGAGGGAGAGTGGAAAATAACTCTTGATGTATTCCGGGATCTGGGAATAGCGTTTTTCGTCGCATTGGTATTGATCTATGTTCTACTCGTGCAGCAGACAGAGTCTTTCTCCGTGCCTCTCGTTATAATGATCGCCATCCCACTTACGCTTATTGGCATTTTGCCGGGATTCGCCATACTTAACATCCTGTTCGCTTCTCATATAGGAAAATACACGGACTCTATTTTCTTTACCGCCACCGCAATGATAGGAATGATAGCTCTCGCGGGGATTGTTGTCCGAAATTCCATAATTTTGATTGATTTCATCCATGTCAGGGTACGGCAGGGAGTTGATCTCAAAGAAGCTATAATCGACTCAGGAGCAGTTAGGTTTACCCCCATTCTTCTAACTGCCGGCGCCGCGATCTTCGGCGCTTGGGTCATCACTCTTGACCCCGTCTTTTCGGGGCTCGCATGGTCGTTCATCTTTGGAGCGTTTGCGTCAACCATATTTTCTCTGGTTATCGTTCCCGTAGTCTATTATCTGATCTATTCCGGCAAGGTCGGTTCGCACGGCCCAGACGCGTCAAAAACCGATTAG
- a CDS encoding ferritin, translating to MIKEKIQDEFNKQINAETYSSYLYLSMAAYFSSINLPGFANWMRCQAQEELIHAIKFFDFVNERGGDVTLTAIDGPPTKWGSPLHVFEEAYKHEQKVTSLINNLVDLAMAEKDHASVTFLQWFVNEQVEEESSAYDVVQRLKLAGDQGGGMFMIDRELATRTFVYPTTATTGA from the coding sequence ATGATCAAAGAAAAAATTCAGGACGAATTCAATAAACAGATTAATGCTGAGACCTATTCTTCTTATCTTTACCTTTCAATGGCGGCATATTTCAGTTCAATCAATTTGCCCGGTTTCGCCAACTGGATGAGGTGTCAGGCTCAGGAAGAGCTTATACATGCAATCAAGTTTTTTGATTTTGTCAATGAGCGCGGCGGAGATGTGACCCTTACAGCAATTGATGGGCCGCCGACCAAATGGGGCTCACCGTTGCACGTATTTGAAGAAGCTTACAAGCATGAGCAGAAAGTGACATCTCTGATTAACAATCTTGTTGACCTTGCCATGGCTGAAAAAGACCACGCCTCTGTCACGTTTTTGCAATGGTTTGTCAACGAACAGGTGGAAGAAGAGTCTTCAGCCTATGATGTGGTTCAGAGGCTTAAACTGGCGGGAGATCAAGGTGGTGGTATGTTCATGATAGATCGGGAACTTGCTACAAGAACTTTCGTATATCCCACAACAGCTACTACGGGGGCGTGA
- a CDS encoding ferritin family protein has product MTEVKNPALGMLSAALEKEKKGREFYKKASENCVNPLGKDIFRNLMIDEGAHIIRVKEIFDTLSKGQGWNTDWKRHKVENEDLRKLFRKRIESLGSRVDGDNSDIEALSIGIEMEQGAISFYEEQLAKATDPIETEFVKVMISEERGHFGALEDLKLYFENPESWFTEKERGLLEG; this is encoded by the coding sequence ATGACTGAAGTCAAAAACCCAGCTCTTGGAATGCTATCAGCCGCTCTCGAGAAGGAAAAGAAAGGTCGGGAATTTTATAAAAAAGCTTCTGAAAACTGTGTCAATCCGCTTGGAAAAGACATATTCAGGAATCTCATGATTGACGAAGGCGCTCATATAATAAGAGTAAAGGAAATTTTTGACACCCTTTCAAAGGGCCAGGGATGGAATACAGACTGGAAAAGGCACAAAGTTGAAAATGAAGATCTCCGGAAATTGTTCAGAAAAAGAATAGAATCATTAGGCTCCCGCGTCGATGGTGACAATTCGGATATTGAGGCCCTTTCAATAGGTATAGAGATGGAACAGGGCGCAATAAGTTTTTATGAGGAGCAGCTTGCTAAAGCGACGGACCCTATAGAAACGGAATTCGTTAAAGTGATGATCAGTGAAGAAAGAGGACATTTCGGCGCGTTGGAGGATCTGAAACTGTATTTTGAAAACCCTGAATCCTGGTTTACGGAGAAAGAGCGGGGTCTCCTGGAGGGCTAA